The following is a genomic window from Trueperaceae bacterium.
CGCTGGTGCGCTACTCGACGGGGATCGAGCACGCCGACGACCTCATCGCCGACCTCGACCAGGCCCTGACCGCGACGATGGAACGGTTCGGGGTCCCAGCCGGAGCTGCCTGATGGCCGCTGGCCCGGCAACCTGCCGGCTCGCGCTGGTCGGCTTCGGGACGGTGGGCCAGGGCGTGACCGAGATCCTCGCCCAGCGGCGTGAACGCTATGCGCGCGAGTTCGGCCTCGATATGCGGGTCGTGGCGGTGAGCGACCTGAATCGGGGCAGCATCTACGATCCGGCCGGTTTCGAACCGCAGGCCCTCCTGGACAACGCCGGTGACCTGGAACGCCTGGGCGCCCCGCACAAGGGCTGGGACGCGCTACGGACCATCCGCGAGTGCAACGCCGATGCGGTACTGGAGATGGCCTACACCGACCTCGAGACGGGCGAACCGGGCCTCAGCCATGCCCGGGCAGCATTGTCGAACGGCAAGCACATCGTCATGTCGAGCAAGGGGGCGGTCGCTCTGCACTTCCCCGAACTCCTCGCGCTGGCCAACGAGAACGGCGTAAGCATAGGCGTCGAAGGCACGGTGATGAGCGGCACGCCCACCCTTGCGCTGGCCACCGAGATGCTCAAGGGCGCAGGTGTGACACGCATCGAGGGGATCCTCAACGGCACCACCAACTACATCCTCACCAGAATGGGCGAAGGGCTCGCCTATGGGGACGCGCTTGCAGAAGCCCAACAGAAGGGCTACGCCGAGGCCGACCCGACCGGTGACGTGGAAGGGATCGACGCCGCCGGCAAGGTGGCCATCCTCGCCAACCTGGTGATGGACAGACCGCTGGCGTTGAGCGATGTCCGTCGACAGGGGATAAGCCGCCTCACGCCCGCCGATATCGAGGAAGCCAGGGCAGCTGGTCAGGTGTGGAAGCTGATCGGCTATGTCGACGGAGCGAGCGCCCGGGTAGAGCCGCGGCGCATCCCGGCCAGTCACCCGCTGGCCGCGATCAGTGGCGCCACCAACGCCGTCACCTTCACGACCGACTACCTGGGGGAAGTAACGCTGATAGGGCCAGGAGCCGGCAAGCTGGAGACGGGGTACGCGATGATCGGCGACCTGCTCAAGATCGCCCGCCAAGGTGGTTTCGCTGCTGCCTCCCGATCGAACGCAACGGGCCCCCAGGGAGCGACGACGACATGAACATGCCCGTCGACGGCACCCGGCAGACGGCAGCCGAGCTGATCGAAGTACTCAACCCCCAGGACGGGACGCTGGTGGATACGGTTCCGAGCGCGGGCGTCGAGGCGATGCAGAGGGCCATAGACTCGGCCGTTGAGGGGAGCCGGCGCTGGCGCCGCTCCACCACTCGGCAAAGGATGGACCTGCTCTTCGGGGTAGCCGATCTGGTCGAGGAGCGAAGCGAGGCTTTCGCGACCACGATCGCCCTCGAGGGGATCAAGACGATCCGCGAGGCGCGCAAGGAGGTCGCCCGCTGCGTCGAGACGCTGCGGTTGAGCGGCGAGGAGGCGAGGCGGCTGACCGGCGAGACGATCCGTTTCGACCAGGCGCCGGGGGGCGAGCGGCGCAAGGGCTTCTTCACCCGCGAGCCGATCGGGGTCGTGGGGGCGATCACGCCCTTCAACGACCCGCTGAACCTCGTCGCCCACAAGGTGGGTCCGGCGGTCGCGAGCGGCAATGCGGTCATCGTCAAGCCCGACAGTCGCACGCCCCTCTCTGCCCTCGGGCTCGCACGGGCGTTCGAGGAAGCGGGAGCGCCGTACGGGGTCGTACAGGTCGTGACCGGGCCGGGCAGCCGGGTGGGCAGGGAACTGGTCCGCGACCCGCGCGTAAGACTCATCTCCTTCACGGGAGGGCGGGAGACCGGTGAGCGGATCATCAGGGAGGGTGGTTTCAAGCGGTACGCCATGGAGCTGGGGAACAACGCCCCGGTGATCGTCATGGCCGATGCCGATGTAGAGGCCGCCGCCCCTGCGATCGTCAGCGGCGCCTTCTGGGCCGCCGGCCAGAACTGTCTGCACGCCCAACGGATCTTCGTGCACCAGGAGGTGTGGGACAGCCTCGTGCCGCTTCTGGTCGCTGGCGCCGAGCGCTACCGGGTCGGCGACAAGCTGGACGAGGCGACCGACATGGGGCCGATGATCGACGAGGATGCGGCGGTCAGAGTGCAGGAGATGGTGGCGGACGCGCTCGCGAAGGGCGCCCGGCTGCTCACCGGCGGTCGCCGTGAAGGGGCGTTCTTCATGCCCACGCTGCTCGCCGATGTGCCACCGTCGGCCATGATCCACGACGATGAGGTCTACGGCCCGGTGAGCCTGCTGGAGCGGTTCGGCGATCTGGAGGAGGCCATCGCTGCCGCGAACGCGGTCGACTTCGGTCTGCAGGCGGCGATCTTCACGAACGACCTCGAAGCCGCCTTCGAGGCTGGCGAGGCACTCGAGTACGGGGGCGTGATCGTCAACGACAGTACCGACTACCGGTTGGACGCGATGCCGTTCGGTGGGCCCAAGGGATCTGGCCTCGGACGTGAAGGCGTGCGCTTCGCGATGGAGGAGATGACCGAACCGAAGCTGCTGAGCATCAAGCTGAGCGACCGCCCCCGGAAGGCAGTCGACTGAGCGATGAGCGGCCCGGCCGCTCACGGGTTGTCGCTCATCGATGTCTACCGCGCACGTTCGCGCATACGCGGCCTGACTGTCCGCACGCCCCTGGTGCCGTCGGCGGCGCTTAGCCGGAGGGCCGGCTCGCCGGTCCACCTCAAACTCGAGAACCAGCAGTACACCGGAAGCTTCAAGCTTCGCGGCGCCCTCAATGCCCTCCTCGCGCTCTCTCCCGAGGAGCGCGAGCGAGGCGTGGTGACGGTCTCGACCGGCAACCACGGCCGGGCCGTTGCTCACGCCTGCCGGATGACCGGCAGCCGGGCAACGGTCTGCATGTCGAGACTCGTCCCCGCCAACAAGGTCGCGGCCATCGAGGAGCTCGAGGCGCGGATCGTCATCTGCGGCGACGGCCAGGACGACGCTCAGCTCGAGGCAGAGAGGCTGAGGGCAGAGGAGGGCCTTACGTTCATCCCGCCGTTCGATCACCCGGAGGTCATCGCCGGTCAGGCCACGGCGGGTCTCGAGATCGCCGAGCAGCTGGTGGAGGCTCGGCAAGGTCGTGGCGCAACCGATCAACCGTTGCAGATACTCGTTCCCCTCTCCGGCGGCGGACTCATCTCCGGTGTTGCTCTGGCGATCAAGTCCCTCGACCCGAACTCGCGGGTGGTGGGAGTGAGCATGGAGCGCGGCTGCGCCATGTACCAGTGCCAGCAGGCCGGCGGCTACCGGCCGGTCGAAGAGCAGGAGAGCCTGGCCGACTCGTTGGGCGGCGGCATCGGCGCAGACAACCGCTACACCTTCGCCATGGTGCGGGAACTGGTAGACGAGATCCAACTCGTGGGCGAGGAGCAGATCGCCGCCGCCATCGTCCACGCCTACCTGGAAGAGCGTCAGGTGGTGGAGGGGGCGGCCGCGGTAGGGATAGCGGCGCTGCTGCGCGGCCCTACCGCAGGCTCCGACCGAGAAACGGTCGTCCTGGTGAGCGGCGCGAACATCGACATGGAACTCCACCGGCGGCTGGTCGCCCGCGCATCGACGCCCGAGCGAGAGCTGGCCGCGGAAGGAGGCGACTGAGGTGACGGAAGCGATGGTGCTGAACGAGCAGCGGCTCCGCTCGCTGGTGCCCCTCGACCTCCAGGCGGTGGACGCAATCGAAGAGTGCTTCCGCAAACTCGCCATGGAAGCCGTCGTCATGCCGCCCGTCATGCGACTCGACATCGAGGAGCACAACGGCGAAGTGGACGTCAAGAGCGCCTACCTGCCGGGGATGGAGAACTTCGCCATCAAGATCAGTCCCGGCTTCTTCGACAACCCGAAGCTCGGCCTTCCGAGCCTCAACGGGCTGATGGTGTTGCTGAGCGCCCGCACCGGGCTGCTCCAGGCGATGCTGCTGGACAACGGTTACCTGACCGCAGTCCGGACCGCGGCCGCGGGCGCGGTCGCAGCCAGGTGGCTCTCGCGAGAGGACAGCCGTACGGCGGGGATCATCGGTGCAGGCGAGCAGGCTCGGCTCCAGCTCCGGGCGCTCTGCCTGGTGCGGTCCATCGAACGGGCCCTGGTCTGGGCCCGGGATGAGGAGAGGGCCAACGCTTACGCGACCGAGATGAACGACCAGTTGGGCATCCCGGTCGAGGTGGCGGGAGACCGCGAGGCCCTGGTCAGGCAGAGTGACATCGTCGTGACCACCACACCGAGCCGCGACCCGCTCGTCGACGCGGCCTGGCTGGAACCCGGGCTGCACCTGACCGCGATGGGTTCGGACTCCGAGCACAAGAACGAACTCGAACCGCAGGTAGTGACGCGGGCCGACCTCTACGTGTGCGATCGGTCCAGCCAGTGCCGTTCACTGGGCGAGCTGCACCACGCGATCGACAGCGGCCTGCTTGCCGAAGACGACGATTTCCCGGAACTCGGCGAGGTCATCGCCGGGTCCAGGAGCGGGCGCACCGACCCGCAGCAGATCACCGTGTGCGACCTGACAGGCACCGGTGCCCAGGACTCAGCCATTGCCGCCCTTGCCTACGCCAGGGCGGAGGGCATCTCCTCTACGGACGGTCGGGAAGGGGACCGCCCCCAGGGGGACGAGGACAGGGGTCACGGCAGGCGCGTGGCTACACCAGAGGCCGTTTCCAGGCCCGATAAGGAACGAGCATGAACGAGAAGCTCAACTTCAGCCAGGAAGAGTATGCTCAGCGGCTCAACAAGGTCCACCGCGCGATGGGCGAGCAGGGGATAGAGGTGCTGATCATCAGCGACCCCTCCAACATGTCGTGGCTCACCGGTTACGACGGTTGGTCGTTCTACGTCCACCAGGCGGTTCTGGTGCCCCAGGGCGAGCAGCCGATCTGGTTCGGACGGAACCACGACAGGCCGGGCGCCAAGCGCACCTGCTACATGACCGACGACCGTCTCACCGGCTACCCCGACAGCTTCGTCCAATCGTCCGTCTGCCATCCGATGGAGGTGCTCGCCGGTCTCATCCGCCAGAACGGTTGGGACAGACTCTCCGTGGGCGTCGAGATGGACAACTACTACTTCAGCGCGGCCGCTTACACTACCCTGCAGGTCGAGCTGCCCGAGGCCCACTTCAAGAACGCTACCGGCCTGGTCAACTGGCAGCGCGCCATCAAGTCGGAGCAGGAGATCGCCTACATCAGGCAGGCCGCCCGGATCGTCGAACGGGTGCACGAGCGGATCTTCGAGGTGATCGAACCGGGGATGCGGAAGAACGACCTGGTTGCCGAGATCTACGCTACCGCCATCCGCGGGACGGCCACATTCGGGGGCGACTATCCCGCTATCGTGCCGCTGCTCCCCAGTGGCGCCGACGCCGGCGCGCCGCACCTGACATGGGATGACGTGCCGCTGCAGAGCGGCTTCGGCACCTTCTTCGAGGTGGCCGGCTGCTACAAGCGCTACCACTGCCCCCTCTCCCGCACGATCTACCTGGGCACCCCTGAGAAGCGCTACCTCGACGCCGAAGGAGCGTTGGTGGAGGGGATCGAGGCGGCGCTCGAAGTGGCCAGACCGGGCAATACCTGCGAGGAAGTGGAGAGCGCCTTCGCCCGGACCGTCGCCCGCTACGGCATCCACCGGGAGAGCCGAGCCGGTTACCCGATCGGTCTCAGCTACCCGCCCGACTGGGGCGAGCGGACGATGAGCTTCCGGCCGGGGGACACGAGCGTCCTTCAGCCGGGCATGACCTTCCACCTGATGCCCGGCCTCTGGTTCGACGACTGGGGGATGGAGATCACCGAGAGCATCCTCATCACGGAGAACGGGGCGGAGTGCCTCTGCAACGTGCCGAGGCAGCTGTTCGTGAAGGCGTAGCCTGACTGTAACCGCACTCACGATGGCGGCACGCCCGCTCCCCCTAGGCTTGGCTCCTAAGGGGGAGTCGTCATGCTCGGATGGATTATCGGACTGGCAGTGGTTGCGGTGATAGCGGGCGCGCTCGGTTTCGGAGGGGTAGCGAGCGTTGCCGCCGGCATCGCTCGGTTCCTGTTCTTCGCCCTACTGGTGGTCATCGCCCTGGTCGTGATCTTCGCGTTGTTCTGAGCCTCCAACGCACCAGAAGGAAGCGCCGGCAGGTCGATACCCGACCTGCCGGCGCTGCTACTGGCTCTAGCCGTTACTGCATCTGGGACAGCTGATCGAGGAGTATGTCGTTCGACTCCTCGTTCAGGTCGGTGAGCGTCTCCTCGACGTCGTCTCCCGTGAAGATCGCGGCCATCGCTTCGTTGACCAGGTCGCGAACGAAGTCGTAGCCGGGCGTGGCCGGCTCGGCGGTGCCGTACTGGAGCAGTTCGAAGGCGGTCGCGTACTTAGGATTCGCCTCGAAGTAGTCGCCCAGGTTCTCGGCGACGCTCTCCCGAACCGGGAAGTAGTTGGTCACGCGCGCCCACTTCGCCTGCGCCTCTGGCGAGGTGTAGTGCTTGAGGAAGAGCCAGGCCGCGAGCTGGCTCTCCGGGGTCCCGGCCTGGGTGATGCTCACCGAGGGGCCGTAGACGTTCATCGCCGGATCGGGTGTGGTGTGCGGGAAGGCGGTGACGTCGAAGCCGAAGTTGGCGCCCGACTCGACCGCTCGCTCGTAGTAGGGGATGCCTACCGACGACCCGGTGGCGGTGAAGGTGGTGCCGATGCCGAAGTTCGCCTGGGCGCCGTACTGCTCGGTCTCGATCGCCGCGCAGCCGTCCTCGATCAGGCCCTGAAGGAAGTTCATCGCTTCGATGGCCTCGGGACTGTCGTAGGTGTACCGGTTGTTCTCGGCGTCGTAGATGTCTCCACCGAAGGCGAACACCCAGGAGGCGAAGGTGCTGGCGCTGACCGAGATCTCGTAACCTATCGCCGCCTCGCCCTGGGCGTCGCTGAACGGGTTCTCGGCAGCCGCGCAAGCCACTTCACGGAACTCCTCGGGAGTCTGCGGGAACTCGTCGTAACCGAGCTCCTCGAGCCAGCTCTGGTTGTAGAACATCACTTCCATCGAACGGTTCGGCGGCCAGCCCAGTTGGGCGCCGCCGAAGCTCGGGAACACGTCGGCCTTGACGAATCCTTCGAAGAAGTCGCCGAGCTCCTCTTCGGAGTAACCCCACTGCTCGCTTTCGACGAGCGGCCGCATGTCTATCAGCGCGTCGGCGAGCTGGTAGGTGGCCGCCTGGTTCTGGTAGGCGAGCAGCATCTGCGGCATGTCGTCGGTGGCGAGGACCGGCAGCATCTTCTGGAAGAGGTCGCCGTAGTTGCCCTGGTTCTCGGCGACGACGGTGATGCCGTATTCGTTGGTCTCGTTGAACTCCTGGACGATCTCTTCCAGGACCTCGCCGTTAGGGCCGTCGTGCACATGCCAGAAGGTGACTGTCTGGCCGCTCGGGTCCACCCCTTCATAAGGGTTCTCCTGAGCCAACGCCGGCGTGAGGACGAGTCCCGCCAGAAGGCCGAGGAACAAGATTGAACGCCTCATTCGTTCTCCCTTCGATCCGTGAAGTATTTCTCTTTACTTTAACCGTAGACGGGCGGCGCGAAACGCGATAGCGCGTTCACCGTTCCTACATCCGGGCCCGCGGCGCACTGCTACAGGCGGGTCCTCAGCCCTTGAGGCCCGAGGTAGCTATCCCCTCCGTGAACTGCTTCTGAGCCACGAAGTAGAGCACCAGCACCGGAAGGATGGTGATCATCGCGCCGGCCATCAACAGGTGGGTCTCCGGCCCGGCGACGCCCATGAAGTTGTAGAGGCCCACCATCAGCGGCCGCCAGGTCGGGTTGGTCGTCACCAGGATCGGCCACAGGAAAGCGTTCCAGGAGGTGATGAAGGCGAGCAGAGTTACCGTAAGCATCACCGGTTTGCTCATCGGCACGACCACCGAGACGAGGAAGCGGAGGTGGCCGGCGCCGTCCATCCGCGCGGCGTCCCAGAGATCGAACGGGATGCGCGCGAAGAACTGACGAAGGAGGAAGATGCTCACCGCGTTGGCCATGAACGGCACCGTGAGTGCCTGCAAGGTGTTGATCCACGACCCGCCGGGCAGCGGGAAGATATCTCCGCGGATTATCAGGAACTGGGGGATGAAAGTGACCGTTTCGGGGATCATCAGCGTGGCCAGAAGCATGGTGAAGATCAGGTCACGAGCCGGGAACTCGATGCGAGCGAAGGCGTAAGCGGCCAGCGTCGAGGTGACCAGGAGACCTGCGATGGTCGTGCCGGTGATGATCACGCTGTTCATGAAGTATTGGGCGAACTCGGCCTGGTTCCAGGCGCGAACGTAGTTCGACCATTGCGGCGACTGGGGGACCCAGGTGCGGGTGAGCGCCTCGCCCAGCGTCATCAGCGACGTCGAGACCATGTAGAAGAAAGGGGTGACGGCGACGACCGCACCGAACAGGAGCAGGAGGTAGACGGGCACGTACCTGAGGCGGTAGCCGACCGTCCCCCAGTCGGTCGGACGGCGGGCGCTAGCCACCTTCGCGTGCTCCTCGGGTCTTCTCTGCGAGGTTAGCCATAGAACACCTGTTTGCCCATGACGCGCTGCTGAGTGATGGTGACGAAGAGGATGACGAAGAAGAGCAGGAACGATTGCGCTGCCGCAAGGCTGAAGTTGCTCGCCTTGTAGAAGGTGTCGAAGATGAGGATGCTGGCGGTATCGACGGTATCGCGCGCGAAGGGAGTTCGCATCACGTAGAGCTGACTGAAAGCCTGCAGCGAGCCGATGAAACCGAGGAGCGTCAGGTAGTAGGTGACGGGCGACAGCAGCGGGACGGTGATGCTCCAGAACTTCTGCCGGGAGTTGGCCCCGTCGATCTCTGCCGCCTCGTAGAGCTCGCCGGGGATCCCGCCCAACCCGGCGAGGAAGATGACGACGTTGAGCCCGGTATAGGTCCACACGCCGAAGATGATGATGCTCACCAGCGCCAGGCTGGGACCCAACCAGAGGCCGTCGAGCTGCCAGGCTACGCCGAGGCTCGCGAGCCAGCCGTTGAAGGCCGTGATCTGCTCCCCGAAGAGTAGCTCGAGAAGGGGTCGCGGTTCGAAGAGCCACCTCTGCGGCTCGATCCCCAGGAAGGCAAGCACCTGGTTCGCAGGGCTGAGGCTGCCCGGCGCCAGGCTGCTCCCCCGCGGGCTGAACAGCTGCGCGAAGACCACCGCCGCGGCGACCTGCGGAGTGACGTAGGGGAGGAAGTAGATCATCCTGAACCCCTCCTTACCCCGGATCTTCTGGAACAGCAGAGTGGCGAGGACCAGTGCCAGCGCGATCTGAACCGGTATCGTCCCGAGCGCGTAGAAGAGAGTACGCACCAGCGAAGCCAGGAACTCCTCGCTGCCTTCGCGCATCATCGTGCTCCAGCCCAGAGCGATGGCTACTCCGGCTGCGGTCAGGACGAGGGCGACGATGAACCGGCCCCAGCGCCTGAGGCCCTCTCGGCTGAACGCCGAAGTCCAGAGCCAGTGAGCCACGAGCAGGGCCGCGAGGCCGACCGCGAACGCTAGCGCGGCGCCCCAGCTTCCCACCAGGTCGGAGTAGTGCTCGAAACCTATGTAGCCGCCCTTGCGGATGCGCCAACGGAAGAGGCTCATGTAGAAGGCGTAACCGATGGGGAAGAGGCCGAAAACAGCGATCAGGAAGACGGACGGCAGGATGAAGAGGTAGGCGGTCAGCTTCTCGCCGAAGCGGTGTCCGGTCCGACCGACCGCTCGAGTGGCAGGGCGGCTCGCTTTACCCTGCTGCAACTTCTCCATCAGTTCGCTGCCGGCTTGCAGGAGGCGTGGGGACGAGGAGCGGACTGCGGCGGGTCGCTCGGCATGGCTACATCCTACCGTCCCGCTTCAGGGCGCCTTTCCGGCAGGGGACACGGTGCTTCTGGGCCGGAAGCGTGACTGTGACGAGCGAGACGTTGCACGGATGGACCCGACCTAACGTGGAGTTCCAACTGTGTCCGATTTTGGGAGGTACCGATGAAGCACT
Proteins encoded in this region:
- a CDS encoding carbohydrate ABC transporter permease — translated: MASARRPTDWGTVGYRLRYVPVYLLLLFGAVVAVTPFFYMVSTSLMTLGEALTRTWVPQSPQWSNYVRAWNQAEFAQYFMNSVIITGTTIAGLLVTSTLAAYAFARIEFPARDLIFTMLLATLMIPETVTFIPQFLIIRGDIFPLPGGSWINTLQALTVPFMANAVSIFLLRQFFARIPFDLWDAARMDGAGHLRFLVSVVVPMSKPVMLTVTLLAFITSWNAFLWPILVTTNPTWRPLMVGLYNFMGVAGPETHLLMAGAMITILPVLVLYFVAQKQFTEGIATSGLKG
- a CDS encoding ABC transporter substrate-binding protein; amino-acid sequence: MRRSILFLGLLAGLVLTPALAQENPYEGVDPSGQTVTFWHVHDGPNGEVLEEIVQEFNETNEYGITVVAENQGNYGDLFQKMLPVLATDDMPQMLLAYQNQAATYQLADALIDMRPLVESEQWGYSEEELGDFFEGFVKADVFPSFGGAQLGWPPNRSMEVMFYNQSWLEELGYDEFPQTPEEFREVACAAAENPFSDAQGEAAIGYEISVSASTFASWVFAFGGDIYDAENNRYTYDSPEAIEAMNFLQGLIEDGCAAIETEQYGAQANFGIGTTFTATGSSVGIPYYERAVESGANFGFDVTAFPHTTPDPAMNVYGPSVSITQAGTPESQLAAWLFLKHYTSPEAQAKWARVTNYFPVRESVAENLGDYFEANPKYATAFELLQYGTAEPATPGYDFVRDLVNEAMAAIFTGDDVEETLTDLNEESNDILLDQLSQMQ
- the doeA gene encoding ectoine hydrolase DoeA (DoeA (degradation of ectoine A) is also called EutD (ectoine utilization D).), with translation MNEKLNFSQEEYAQRLNKVHRAMGEQGIEVLIISDPSNMSWLTGYDGWSFYVHQAVLVPQGEQPIWFGRNHDRPGAKRTCYMTDDRLTGYPDSFVQSSVCHPMEVLAGLIRQNGWDRLSVGVEMDNYYFSAAAYTTLQVELPEAHFKNATGLVNWQRAIKSEQEIAYIRQAARIVERVHERIFEVIEPGMRKNDLVAEIYATAIRGTATFGGDYPAIVPLLPSGADAGAPHLTWDDVPLQSGFGTFFEVAGCYKRYHCPLSRTIYLGTPEKRYLDAEGALVEGIEAALEVARPGNTCEEVESAFARTVARYGIHRESRAGYPIGLSYPPDWGERTMSFRPGDTSVLQPGMTFHLMPGLWFDDWGMEITESILITENGAECLCNVPRQLFVKA
- a CDS encoding sugar ABC transporter permease; its protein translation is MEKLQQGKASRPATRAVGRTGHRFGEKLTAYLFILPSVFLIAVFGLFPIGYAFYMSLFRWRIRKGGYIGFEHYSDLVGSWGAALAFAVGLAALLVAHWLWTSAFSREGLRRWGRFIVALVLTAAGVAIALGWSTMMREGSEEFLASLVRTLFYALGTIPVQIALALVLATLLFQKIRGKEGFRMIYFLPYVTPQVAAAVVFAQLFSPRGSSLAPGSLSPANQVLAFLGIEPQRWLFEPRPLLELLFGEQITAFNGWLASLGVAWQLDGLWLGPSLALVSIIIFGVWTYTGLNVVIFLAGLGGIPGELYEAAEIDGANSRQKFWSITVPLLSPVTYYLTLLGFIGSLQAFSQLYVMRTPFARDTVDTASILIFDTFYKASNFSLAAAQSFLLFFVILFVTITQQRVMGKQVFYG
- the eutB gene encoding hydroxyectoine utilization dehydratase EutB — encoded protein: MSGPAAHGLSLIDVYRARSRIRGLTVRTPLVPSAALSRRAGSPVHLKLENQQYTGSFKLRGALNALLALSPEERERGVVTVSTGNHGRAVAHACRMTGSRATVCMSRLVPANKVAAIEELEARIVICGDGQDDAQLEAERLRAEEGLTFIPPFDHPEVIAGQATAGLEIAEQLVEARQGRGATDQPLQILVPLSGGGLISGVALAIKSLDPNSRVVGVSMERGCAMYQCQQAGGYRPVEEQESLADSLGGGIGADNRYTFAMVRELVDEIQLVGEEQIAAAIVHAYLEERQVVEGAAAVGIAALLRGPTAGSDRETVVLVSGANIDMELHRRLVARASTPERELAAEGGD
- a CDS encoding homoserine dehydrogenase, producing MAAGPATCRLALVGFGTVGQGVTEILAQRRERYAREFGLDMRVVAVSDLNRGSIYDPAGFEPQALLDNAGDLERLGAPHKGWDALRTIRECNADAVLEMAYTDLETGEPGLSHARAALSNGKHIVMSSKGAVALHFPELLALANENGVSIGVEGTVMSGTPTLALATEMLKGAGVTRIEGILNGTTNYILTRMGEGLAYGDALAEAQQKGYAEADPTGDVEGIDAAGKVAILANLVMDRPLALSDVRRQGISRLTPADIEEARAAGQVWKLIGYVDGASARVEPRRIPASHPLAAISGATNAVTFTTDYLGEVTLIGPGAGKLETGYAMIGDLLKIARQGGFAAASRSNATGPQGATTT
- a CDS encoding aldehyde dehydrogenase family protein, with translation MNMPVDGTRQTAAELIEVLNPQDGTLVDTVPSAGVEAMQRAIDSAVEGSRRWRRSTTRQRMDLLFGVADLVEERSEAFATTIALEGIKTIREARKEVARCVETLRLSGEEARRLTGETIRFDQAPGGERRKGFFTREPIGVVGAITPFNDPLNLVAHKVGPAVASGNAVIVKPDSRTPLSALGLARAFEEAGAPYGVVQVVTGPGSRVGRELVRDPRVRLISFTGGRETGERIIREGGFKRYAMELGNNAPVIVMADADVEAAAPAIVSGAFWAAGQNCLHAQRIFVHQEVWDSLVPLLVAGAERYRVGDKLDEATDMGPMIDEDAAVRVQEMVADALAKGARLLTGGRREGAFFMPTLLADVPPSAMIHDDEVYGPVSLLERFGDLEEAIAAANAVDFGLQAAIFTNDLEAAFEAGEALEYGGVIVNDSTDYRLDAMPFGGPKGSGLGREGVRFAMEEMTEPKLLSIKLSDRPRKAVD
- a CDS encoding DUF1328 family protein; translated protein: MLGWIIGLAVVAVIAGALGFGGVASVAAGIARFLFFALLVVIALVVIFALF
- a CDS encoding cyclodeaminase, encoding MTEAMVLNEQRLRSLVPLDLQAVDAIEECFRKLAMEAVVMPPVMRLDIEEHNGEVDVKSAYLPGMENFAIKISPGFFDNPKLGLPSLNGLMVLLSARTGLLQAMLLDNGYLTAVRTAAAGAVAARWLSREDSRTAGIIGAGEQARLQLRALCLVRSIERALVWARDEERANAYATEMNDQLGIPVEVAGDREALVRQSDIVVTTTPSRDPLVDAAWLEPGLHLTAMGSDSEHKNELEPQVVTRADLYVCDRSSQCRSLGELHHAIDSGLLAEDDDFPELGEVIAGSRSGRTDPQQITVCDLTGTGAQDSAIAALAYARAEGISSTDGREGDRPQGDEDRGHGRRVATPEAVSRPDKERA